A section of the Leptotrichia buccalis C-1013-b genome encodes:
- a CDS encoding S16 family serine protease — protein MMSDIKKEIEKKREQLKNLNISLEAKLNVEQYINELEEKNLDPSRKVKCEKYLRLILDELQWGKNTEEAKLNITKLRELLNKNHYGMDRVKETIIENLVLLEHIKKYSKGKKNPTILCLTGGAGIGKTSLVLSIAEALGRKFEKISISGINSGFELNGLSKSYTSAMPGRIIKALAKLRCDNPVILLDEIDKVSENKTNGDIQGILLEILDPDDNKRFRDEYLEIEYDLSNIMFIATANYLEKISKPLLSRMEVITLDSYSVEEKIIIAQNYIIPELNLQVGAKNFNLTEDVLKYIIENYTLEDGVRKLKLILKKIYGKIIKNKLEKKKFKKITLENIEEYITANKIPTNNIMIPDRNKSRIGKVMGLGVNSLGGRILPIEAVVIEGKGEKKVTGNLSSVIKEGIEVAITYIRANCDTFGIKNKDFYYNQDIHIHFDDNSIPKDGPSAGIAITTAILSALTKLEIRQDTGFTGEITLSGEILAIGGVTSKIEGGYKAGIRNFIIPKENEAQLLRIDKKILEDIKVHLVSDYKEVFEILKNI, from the coding sequence ATGATGTCGGATATAAAAAAAGAAATTGAGAAAAAAAGAGAACAGTTAAAAAATTTGAATATTAGTCTTGAGGCAAAATTAAATGTAGAACAGTATATCAATGAATTAGAAGAGAAAAATTTAGATCCCTCGCGAAAAGTGAAATGTGAAAAATATCTAAGATTAATTTTGGACGAATTGCAATGGGGAAAAAATACAGAAGAAGCAAAATTAAATATTACTAAATTGAGAGAGCTTTTAAATAAAAATCATTATGGAATGGACAGAGTAAAAGAAACAATTATAGAAAATCTAGTATTATTAGAGCATATAAAAAAATATAGCAAAGGTAAAAAAAATCCTACTATTCTGTGTCTGACAGGCGGTGCTGGTATTGGTAAAACCTCTCTTGTTTTATCAATTGCAGAAGCATTGGGAAGAAAATTTGAAAAAATTTCAATAAGTGGAATTAATTCAGGATTTGAATTGAATGGACTCTCAAAATCTTATACTTCTGCTATGCCAGGAAGAATTATAAAGGCTTTAGCAAAATTAAGATGCGATAATCCTGTAATTTTGTTAGACGAAATTGACAAAGTTTCAGAAAATAAAACAAATGGAGATATTCAAGGAATTTTATTGGAAATATTAGATCCTGATGATAATAAAAGATTTAGAGATGAATATTTGGAAATAGAATATGATTTATCAAATATAATGTTCATCGCTACAGCAAATTATTTAGAAAAAATTTCTAAACCCCTGCTTAGTAGAATGGAAGTTATTACCCTTGACAGCTATAGTGTTGAAGAAAAAATAATTATAGCTCAAAATTATATAATTCCTGAATTAAATTTACAAGTTGGTGCTAAAAATTTTAATTTGACCGAAGATGTGTTAAAATATATTATTGAAAATTACACATTAGAAGACGGGGTTAGAAAACTAAAATTAATTTTAAAAAAAATTTATGGGAAAATAATAAAAAATAAATTAGAAAAAAAGAAATTTAAAAAGATTACCCTTGAAAATATTGAAGAATATATAACAGCAAATAAAATACCAACTAATAACATTATGATTCCTGATAGAAATAAAAGCCGAATTGGAAAAGTTATGGGATTGGGAGTAAATTCTCTTGGTGGTCGTATACTTCCAATCGAAGCTGTTGTAATAGAAGGAAAAGGCGAGAAAAAAGTTACTGGAAATTTATCTTCTGTAATAAAAGAGGGCATAGAAGTTGCAATAACATACATTAGAGCAAATTGTGATACTTTTGGCATAAAAAATAAAGATTTTTATTATAATCAAGACATTCATATTCATTTTGATGACAACAGTATTCCAAAAGATGGGCCTTCTGCTGGAATAGCTATAACAACAGCGATTCTTTCTGCATTGACAAAATTGGAAATTAGGCAAGATACAGGTTTTACAGGTGAAATTACTCTTAGTGGTGAAATTTTAGCAATAGGCGGAGTTACTTCAAAAATTGAAGGTGGCTACAAAGCAGGAATAAGAAACTTTATAATTCCTAAGGAAAATGAAGCACAGCTATTAAGAATTGATAAGAAAATATTAGAAGACATCAAAGTGCACTTGGTCAGCGATTATAAAGAAGTTTTTGAAATATTAAAAAATATATAA